From the genome of Haloferax mediterranei ATCC 33500, one region includes:
- a CDS encoding DUF354 domain-containing protein — translation MDILITIQHPAHVHFFKHAIDEFEARGHEVHVRALDKDVALALLDEYGIEYEVLGSRGGSLPRVALSTLAIEYRLYREAKEIQPDVMAAIGGFEASHVAQLVGAKCVVFTDTEHATLSNALTFPFADEVATPGCYHDDAGPNHYRYPSYHELAYLHPDRFDPDPSTLDDLPVDADDTYAVLRLVSWGAAHDVGDAGLDRLTELVGRLEDAGATVLVSAEDDALPPELDGYDIDIDPHLIHHVLAYADLFVGESGTMASESAVLGTPTVYVHSAAPGLMRDLASFDLLYGYHGENRNKHAVKRAVDILRLSDIDWDERRRALLNQKVDATDIIVQRVLEAGT, via the coding sequence ATGGATATCCTCATCACGATTCAGCACCCCGCACACGTCCACTTCTTCAAACACGCTATCGACGAGTTCGAGGCGCGTGGCCACGAGGTGCACGTCCGCGCGCTCGACAAGGACGTGGCGCTTGCGTTGCTCGATGAGTACGGAATCGAGTACGAGGTTCTGGGCTCTCGCGGCGGGTCGCTCCCCCGCGTCGCGCTGTCGACACTCGCAATCGAGTATCGGCTCTACCGCGAAGCGAAGGAAATCCAGCCGGACGTGATGGCCGCAATCGGCGGCTTCGAGGCGTCACACGTCGCACAACTCGTCGGCGCGAAATGCGTCGTGTTCACCGACACGGAACACGCGACGCTTTCGAATGCGCTTACGTTCCCCTTCGCCGACGAGGTTGCAACACCCGGCTGTTACCACGACGACGCTGGCCCGAATCACTATCGTTATCCAAGCTATCACGAGCTTGCGTACCTCCATCCCGACCGATTCGACCCCGACCCGTCCACCCTCGACGACCTGCCGGTCGATGCCGACGACACCTACGCCGTCCTCCGACTCGTCAGTTGGGGTGCCGCACACGACGTTGGGGATGCCGGTCTCGACAGACTGACTGAACTGGTCGGCCGTCTCGAAGACGCGGGTGCGACGGTTCTCGTGTCGGCGGAGGACGACGCGCTCCCTCCGGAACTCGACGGGTACGATATCGATATCGACCCCCATCTCATCCACCACGTGCTCGCGTACGCCGACCTCTTCGTCGGCGAGAGTGGAACGATGGCCTCGGAGAGCGCGGTCCTCGGGACACCGACCGTGTACGTCCACAGCGCGGCCCCCGGACTGATGCGTGACCTCGCGTCGTTCGACCTGCTGTATGGGTACCACGGCGAGAACCGAAACAAGCACGCCGTGAAGCGAGCGGTCGACATTCTCCGGTTGTCCGACATCGATTGGGACGAACGACGCCGGGCGCTCCTCAATCAAAAAGTGGACGCGACGGACATTATCGTCCAGCGGGTTCTCGAGGCCGGAACGTAA
- a CDS encoding ATP-grasp domain-containing protein — MTLLDTVQSSSRDGDVTVMVAGAGRLGTSGIVKALRQTEAFDARVVGVDTDPDACGFSFVDTAATVSPVNGGDYISDVRGIARREDVDVILPLMAAELRLLAEAKSAFENDGIEVMVSDPRAVSITSDTGELYDRLAKQVHPSVPEFYRVTTPEEFIDAVHALGYPHQRVCFKPSIANEMRGFHILDSKIDRSGILTNQKPNSTVTTLDNVLPILMEIDEFPNLVVMEYLPGEEFTVDALSRTADTPVVVSRSHNESCDGHSFTSTVEERPELIERTREICSFLELEYNVAFQFKYTASGVPKLLTVDPCLSESIAACVGAGANMPALGVQYALGRELPPVDIDWGTRVARDWQEVFYGPDKELRTI, encoded by the coding sequence ATGACACTGCTGGATACAGTTCAATCTTCGAGCCGTGACGGTGATGTGACCGTGATGGTGGCCGGTGCCGGTCGACTCGGCACGTCGGGGATCGTCAAAGCCCTCCGTCAGACCGAGGCGTTCGACGCTCGCGTCGTCGGCGTAGATACGGACCCTGATGCGTGCGGATTCAGTTTCGTCGACACAGCGGCTACTGTCTCCCCCGTTAACGGCGGCGATTACATCTCCGACGTACGAGGAATCGCCCGGAGGGAAGACGTTGATGTGATTCTTCCCCTCATGGCCGCGGAACTTCGGTTGCTTGCTGAAGCGAAATCAGCCTTCGAAAACGACGGCATCGAAGTGATGGTTTCGGACCCGCGTGCCGTGTCGATTACAAGCGACACCGGGGAACTCTACGACCGACTCGCCAAACAGGTTCACCCCTCTGTGCCCGAATTTTATCGCGTTACTACTCCAGAAGAGTTTATCGACGCAGTTCACGCACTCGGCTACCCTCACCAACGTGTCTGTTTCAAGCCCTCTATCGCCAACGAGATGCGTGGTTTTCACATTCTCGATTCGAAGATAGACCGGTCGGGAATTCTGACGAATCAGAAACCGAACAGCACCGTGACTACGTTGGATAACGTCCTTCCCATCCTCATGGAAATCGACGAATTCCCGAATCTCGTCGTCATGGAGTACCTTCCCGGTGAAGAGTTCACCGTGGATGCTCTCTCTCGTACAGCAGACACTCCAGTTGTCGTCTCTCGCTCCCACAACGAATCGTGTGACGGCCACTCGTTTACAAGCACGGTCGAAGAACGCCCGGAACTCATCGAGCGGACCCGCGAAATCTGTTCATTCTTGGAGTTGGAGTACAACGTCGCTTTCCAATTTAAGTACACTGCCAGTGGAGTCCCGAAACTCCTCACCGTTGACCCGTGTCTGTCCGAGTCGATTGCCGCGTGTGTCGGCGCTGGCGCGAACATGCCTGCGCTCGGCGTGCAGTATGCGCTCGGACGTGAACTTCCCCCAGTCGATATCGATTGGGGTACGCGCGTCGCCCGCGATTGGCAGGAAGTGTTCTACGGTCCAGATAAAGAACTAAGAACTATCTAA
- the glmS gene encoding glutamine--fructose-6-phosphate transaminase (isomerizing) — translation MCGIIAHVGDGRALDPLVTGLEKLEYRGYDSAGIAVKNGTGLDVWKCSGQVSDLKETIANVESEARIGIGHTRWSTHGPPTDENAHPHTDQTDRVAAVHNGIIENYEALKAKLIDEGYEFTSDTDTEVIPNLVDYYLERGNEPLAAFQHTVNELEGSYAIAVVVDENDSIYAARQGSPLVLGVEANTYFLASDVPAFLDHTDNVVYLEDGDTIEVRADGVNIVDDNDQSVQREVEQVDWQPDETGKGQYDHFMLKEIHTQPTSLRKTIEGRVDLDSGSTDLDIESDLSEVETVHLVGCGTSYHAALFAACLLNRCGLSARAIRASEYDLTAGTPSNNTLFVAVTQSGETADTLSALRRANDVGLDTLAVTNVVQSTVAREADEPLYIRAGPEIGVAATKTFSSQAAMLTLLSQHLARVNQYASRVNNIEALLSDLTDLPDAVEGVLQSSNATRLAEKYLDENAYFFIGRGLGCSVAKEGALKFKEITYEHAEGFASGELKHGPLALVTDRTPVFAVCADDSSKTVTNAKEAQTRGAPIIAVSTSDHSIVDTADDHLSIPDMHPVCSNLLANVQLQLLSYYCATELGRAIDKPRNLAKSVTVE, via the coding sequence ATGTGCGGTATTATCGCGCACGTCGGTGACGGGCGAGCTCTCGACCCGCTCGTAACCGGCCTTGAAAAACTCGAGTACCGCGGCTACGACTCCGCCGGTATCGCCGTCAAAAACGGGACGGGACTCGACGTGTGGAAGTGCTCGGGGCAGGTCTCAGACCTCAAAGAGACCATCGCCAACGTGGAATCCGAGGCGCGAATCGGCATCGGACACACTCGATGGAGTACACACGGCCCGCCGACCGACGAGAACGCGCACCCGCACACGGACCAAACGGACCGGGTTGCGGCCGTTCACAACGGTATCATCGAGAACTACGAGGCGCTCAAGGCGAAACTCATCGACGAGGGATACGAGTTCACGAGCGACACCGACACCGAGGTCATCCCGAACCTCGTCGATTACTACCTCGAACGCGGGAACGAACCGCTTGCAGCCTTCCAGCACACGGTAAACGAACTCGAGGGTAGTTACGCGATTGCCGTCGTCGTCGACGAAAACGACTCCATCTACGCGGCCCGTCAGGGGTCGCCGCTCGTGCTCGGCGTCGAAGCGAACACGTACTTTCTGGCAAGCGACGTTCCGGCGTTCCTCGACCACACTGACAACGTCGTCTATCTCGAGGACGGAGACACAATCGAGGTCCGAGCGGATGGCGTCAACATCGTCGACGACAACGACCAGTCGGTACAGCGCGAAGTCGAACAGGTCGATTGGCAACCCGACGAGACGGGCAAAGGCCAGTACGACCATTTCATGCTCAAAGAAATACACACCCAACCGACGTCACTCCGGAAGACGATTGAGGGGCGAGTCGATCTCGATTCGGGTTCGACCGACCTCGACATCGAAAGCGACCTCTCGGAGGTCGAAACCGTCCACCTCGTCGGATGTGGGACTTCGTATCATGCTGCGCTCTTCGCAGCGTGTCTGTTGAACCGCTGTGGGCTTTCGGCGCGTGCGATTCGCGCCAGTGAGTACGATTTGACCGCGGGTACTCCCTCGAACAACACGCTTTTCGTCGCGGTCACCCAGAGCGGTGAAACCGCGGACACCCTCAGCGCACTCCGCCGTGCGAACGATGTCGGCCTCGACACGCTCGCGGTGACGAACGTCGTCCAATCGACCGTCGCCCGCGAAGCAGACGAACCGCTGTACATCCGCGCAGGTCCCGAAATCGGCGTGGCGGCGACGAAGACGTTTTCCTCGCAGGCCGCGATGCTCACGCTCCTCAGCCAGCATCTCGCCCGCGTCAACCAGTACGCATCTCGAGTCAATAACATCGAAGCACTCCTCTCGGATTTGACCGACCTTCCTGATGCCGTCGAGGGTGTGCTCCAGTCGAGCAACGCTACTCGTCTGGCCGAGAAGTACCTCGACGAGAACGCGTACTTCTTCATCGGACGCGGACTCGGGTGTTCAGTCGCAAAGGAAGGTGCGCTCAAGTTCAAGGAAATCACCTACGAGCATGCCGAGGGGTTCGCGTCCGGCGAACTCAAACACGGTCCGTTGGCACTCGTCACCGACCGTACGCCGGTCTTCGCCGTCTGTGCGGACGATAGTTCGAAAACGGTGACGAACGCCAAGGAGGCACAGACGCGTGGAGCACCGATTATCGCCGTTTCGACGTCGGACCACAGCATCGTCGACACCGCGGACGACCACCTCTCGATCCCCGATATGCATCCGGTCTGCTCGAACCTCCTCGCAAACGTCCAGTTACAACTCCTCTCGTACTACTGCGCAACCGAGTTGGGGAGGGCCATCGACAAGCCCCGCAACCTCGCAAAGAGTGTCACTGTCGAATGA
- a CDS encoding glycosyltransferase family 39 protein produces MNLISSIRERLQQTELDVLAAVVGLVLALGLFPIRFFSSQIFIVTLPPILGAGCILYLAASRGTETTDGLPTLTPSVTRLLSVGIFFGLAAMVTLAVLQGERSVLFMDIGGVVGVLLLGQILLSPDEELRSGVFLTQVVIYSFVVRFAALYTTTGYVGIDVWSHTTFVEMILQADSLSAINDNKYYASPLFHLLASSSTHLLSLSLRNALYLSLGIVMPLVSLFVYGTARLLVPLRWALAAAALYAMGDQVVRWGIHLIPTSMGLLFFLACMYSLVRVMHASDRWRDFGLLVLFSTTVILTHQVSSFIMLVLLCFGFVAQVLLQLDFFTEEPDPLSLTGGGSTPVNLAGLVGFNIGLIVFTWSLTPYKGDTFLETVLSYFYVNLFNAGFLSGVSGSGGSTGASGTAQSTGPTFLSQVSTYVTEAGFLLLIFAGVIGCLTVLRRSRATQTTYCFVGSIIAMMFVVLGLPLFGIENFVPGRWIGFLYALLAIIGVVGFRHLADRTSLKVIGVVLLLFVLLYPNVMIMSNDGAMDSPVFPNQHERLSYTDPELAAVETFGAARPTRKGAKLYTDLPYGTVWERTEAYPAEALPMKRGRPISQGIMVYRTYQSEHASYFMNNATGTVQNYNPPKTAVCPPTTNYVYSNGHVTICTLPGAEPTPVLSGT; encoded by the coding sequence ATGAACCTCATCTCATCGATACGCGAACGGTTGCAACAAACAGAACTCGACGTACTCGCAGCGGTCGTTGGCCTTGTGCTCGCTCTCGGGTTGTTCCCCATCCGATTCTTCTCGTCACAGATTTTCATCGTGACGCTTCCACCGATTCTCGGGGCCGGCTGTATTCTCTACCTTGCCGCGTCCCGGGGCACGGAAACGACAGACGGCCTTCCGACGCTGACGCCATCAGTCACCAGACTTCTGTCTGTTGGCATCTTCTTCGGACTTGCGGCGATGGTCACGCTCGCGGTGTTGCAGGGTGAACGAAGCGTCCTCTTCATGGACATCGGCGGCGTCGTCGGCGTCTTACTTCTCGGACAAATACTGCTCTCACCGGACGAAGAATTGCGCTCAGGGGTGTTTCTCACACAGGTCGTGATTTACTCGTTCGTCGTGCGTTTTGCCGCGCTCTACACGACAACGGGATACGTCGGCATCGACGTTTGGTCGCACACGACGTTCGTCGAGATGATACTACAGGCCGACTCGCTGTCGGCTATCAACGACAACAAGTACTACGCATCGCCGCTGTTTCACCTGCTTGCGTCGTCGTCGACGCACTTGCTGAGTCTGTCGCTTCGGAACGCGCTGTACCTCTCGCTCGGTATCGTGATGCCGCTCGTCTCGCTTTTCGTCTATGGGACAGCTCGATTGCTCGTTCCGCTTCGGTGGGCGCTTGCGGCCGCCGCGCTCTACGCGATGGGAGACCAGGTCGTCCGGTGGGGTATCCACCTTATTCCGACGAGCATGGGTCTCCTGTTTTTCCTTGCGTGCATGTACAGTCTCGTCCGGGTTATGCACGCGAGCGACAGGTGGCGTGACTTCGGGCTTCTGGTGCTGTTTAGTACGACGGTCATCCTGACCCATCAGGTCTCGTCGTTCATCATGCTGGTGTTGCTTTGTTTCGGGTTCGTCGCACAGGTGTTGCTTCAGCTCGATTTCTTCACCGAAGAACCGGACCCGCTTTCGCTTACGGGCGGCGGTTCTACTCCGGTGAACCTCGCCGGTCTCGTGGGGTTCAATATCGGTCTCATCGTGTTTACGTGGTCGCTGACGCCGTACAAGGGGGATACCTTCCTCGAAACCGTGCTCAGTTACTTCTACGTGAATTTGTTCAACGCTGGCTTCCTGAGCGGTGTCAGCGGCAGCGGCGGCTCGACCGGTGCCTCCGGAACGGCGCAGTCGACCGGTCCAACCTTCCTCTCTCAGGTGTCTACCTACGTCACCGAAGCTGGGTTCCTCTTGCTCATCTTCGCCGGTGTCATCGGGTGTCTCACCGTCCTCAGACGGTCGCGGGCAACCCAGACGACCTACTGTTTCGTCGGGTCGATTATTGCGATGATGTTCGTCGTACTCGGACTCCCGCTTTTCGGTATCGAGAACTTCGTTCCGGGTCGATGGATCGGATTCCTGTACGCTCTTCTCGCTATCATCGGGGTCGTCGGGTTCCGACACCTTGCAGACCGAACTTCGCTCAAGGTTATCGGTGTCGTCTTACTCTTGTTCGTGTTGCTCTACCCGAACGTGATGATTATGTCGAACGACGGCGCGATGGACAGCCCGGTGTTTCCGAACCAGCACGAACGACTGTCGTACACGGACCCAGAACTCGCCGCAGTCGAAACGTTCGGTGCTGCTCGTCCGACTAGAAAAGGAGCGAAACTCTACACGGACCTGCCGTACGGGACAGTCTGGGAGCGGACAGAAGCCTATCCCGCGGAAGCGTTACCGATGAAACGAGGGAGACCGATTTCGCAAGGAATCATGGTGTATCGGACGTACCAGTCCGAACACGCCTCGTACTTCATGAACAATGCGACTGGGACAGTACAGAATTACAACCCGCCGAAGACGGCGGTCTGTCCGCCAACGACGAACTACGTCTACTCGAACGGCCACGTTACGATTTGTACGCTTCCCGGCGCGGAACCAACGCCGGTTCTTTCCGGAACGTAG
- a CDS encoding nucleotide sugar dehydrogenase: MTETVCVVGLGYVGLPLAIEFDRVGKSVIGYDVDSEKVSELSSGTDPTGDVTDEGVAASDVFFTTDPAQLSDADFVIVTVPTPVDSMENPDLQFVESAAETVGKYISPGTTVVLESTVYPGATESVLVPALESESGYTVGEDIFVGYSPERASPGDTGRGVRDVVKVVGANDERVRDELAELYGSIVDAGIHRAPDIETAEASKVIENVQRDMNIALVNELAIACDHMGLTTEDVLEAAGTKWNFHDGYSPGFVGGHCIPVDPFYLTYRSKREGFSPKLVLQAREINEYVPVHAARKTVKTINDSGRVLQDTRLLVLGLAYKPGVGDIRSSEVGTMIEKLDEFDIDCVGYDPHADPDASREVFGIDVTETVDFEAYDGVVVATAHDEFAAYDLEAMAAGLGSDPVMVDVADVFDADEAAAHGFHYAQL, from the coding sequence ATGACTGAGACGGTCTGTGTCGTCGGACTGGGATACGTCGGGCTTCCGCTGGCTATCGAGTTCGACCGCGTCGGAAAGTCGGTTATCGGCTACGATGTCGACTCGGAGAAGGTCTCCGAACTCTCCAGCGGAACCGACCCAACCGGCGATGTGACCGACGAGGGGGTCGCGGCGTCCGACGTGTTTTTCACGACGGACCCGGCGCAGCTCTCGGATGCGGATTTCGTCATCGTCACGGTCCCCACGCCAGTCGATAGTATGGAAAATCCCGACCTGCAGTTCGTCGAATCGGCGGCTGAAACGGTTGGAAAGTACATCTCGCCGGGGACGACGGTCGTCCTCGAATCGACGGTCTACCCGGGTGCGACCGAATCGGTTCTCGTGCCCGCGCTCGAATCCGAATCAGGCTACACTGTCGGCGAAGACATTTTCGTCGGCTACTCGCCCGAGCGCGCCTCGCCCGGCGACACCGGTCGCGGCGTCCGCGACGTGGTCAAAGTCGTCGGCGCGAACGACGAGCGCGTCCGCGACGAACTCGCCGAACTCTACGGGAGTATCGTCGATGCGGGTATTCACAGAGCACCCGATATCGAGACGGCGGAGGCGTCGAAGGTCATCGAAAACGTCCAGCGCGACATGAACATCGCGCTCGTCAACGAACTGGCTATCGCCTGTGACCACATGGGCCTGACGACCGAGGATGTCCTCGAAGCCGCGGGGACGAAGTGGAACTTCCACGACGGCTACTCGCCGGGATTCGTCGGCGGCCACTGCATCCCGGTCGACCCGTTCTACCTCACCTACCGGTCCAAACGCGAGGGCTTCTCGCCGAAACTCGTCCTTCAGGCGCGCGAGATTAACGAGTACGTTCCCGTCCACGCCGCCCGGAAGACGGTCAAGACCATCAACGACTCCGGGCGCGTCCTTCAGGACACCCGCTTGTTGGTTCTCGGTCTCGCCTACAAACCCGGCGTCGGCGACATCCGGAGTTCCGAGGTCGGAACGATGATCGAGAAACTCGACGAGTTCGACATCGACTGCGTGGGGTACGACCCGCACGCCGACCCCGATGCATCGCGCGAGGTCTTCGGAATCGACGTGACTGAAACGGTCGATTTCGAGGCCTACGACGGCGTCGTCGTCGCAACCGCCCACGACGAGTTCGCCGCGTACGACCTCGAAGCGATGGCGGCGGGTCTCGGCTCCGACCCGGTCATGGTCGACGTGGCGGACGTGTTCGACGCCGACGAGGCCGCCGCCCACGGCTTCCACTACGCGCAGTTGTGA
- a CDS encoding acyltransferase has protein sequence MNEYVTGTGCTIDDDVTIGYPVGDDPKQTVIGDEARIRSGTIIYSDVDIGDDFITGHDALVRENTQIGDDVVVGTKTVIDGTSVIGSNVSLQSRVYVPTNTTIGNNVFVGPGAVLTNDPYPVRQDVEMAGPTLEDGASVGGNATILPDVTVGKNAFVAAGAVVTKDVPPETLAVGTPTKHHPLPAELQEKNSI, from the coding sequence ATGAACGAGTACGTCACCGGAACCGGGTGTACAATCGACGACGACGTTACCATCGGCTATCCCGTCGGTGACGACCCGAAGCAGACCGTCATCGGCGACGAGGCCCGAATCCGCTCGGGAACCATCATCTACAGCGACGTGGACATCGGTGATGACTTTATCACCGGCCACGACGCCCTCGTCCGAGAGAACACCCAAATCGGCGACGATGTCGTCGTCGGTACCAAGACCGTCATCGACGGAACATCTGTCATTGGCTCCAACGTGAGCCTCCAGAGTCGGGTCTACGTCCCCACCAACACCACCATCGGAAACAACGTCTTTGTCGGGCCCGGTGCGGTCCTCACGAACGACCCGTACCCGGTTCGACAGGACGTCGAAATGGCTGGCCCCACGCTCGAAGACGGCGCTTCTGTCGGCGGTAACGCGACTATCCTCCCAGATGTGACTGTCGGCAAGAACGCCTTCGTCGCCGCTGGTGCCGTCGTGACTAAGGACGTTCCACCGGAGACGCTCGCAGTTGGAACGCCGACCAAACACCATCCGCTTCCAGCGGAACTCCAAGAAAAAAATTCGATATGA
- a CDS encoding DUF1616 domain-containing protein, with protein MKSSYRRWTLDLLLVVAGAVAALAVILLGVSGSVVRSLFVVPFIVFYPGYALLAAAFPERRSDIESNTMGKDSSLTRPIRHTAGLLYSVRLVLATTSSVAIVSGVGILTNYFGWGFHATITGVGVFVVTILFSALAVARRAMLPEEERSGLPPLRALIGNAKTATSGVRSPLSVQSERSSVSLAVNVLLVVSVVAFLSSVGFAMVETQQPESDFTEVYLVTENGSEYEIGGYPQQLSKGEPTTLTLAIENHEHESKTYTVVTELQRLDRAANEPWVGETVNETQPVANNKTRAGGNNGTLAVANNTRVVEEHELSRVQRSVADNETAYINHDVTPPMSGDSLRLVFFVYEGEPPAEPSRESAYQTVQLVVSVDGGEGDTEPAQPQTNEEASI; from the coding sequence ATGAAGTCGTCTTACCGTCGGTGGACACTCGACTTACTCCTCGTCGTCGCCGGAGCGGTCGCCGCACTCGCGGTGATTCTCCTCGGGGTCTCGGGGTCGGTCGTCCGGAGCCTCTTCGTTGTTCCATTCATCGTCTTCTATCCAGGCTACGCACTTCTTGCTGCGGCCTTTCCGGAACGGCGCTCCGACATTGAGTCCAATACGATGGGGAAAGATAGCTCGTTAACGCGACCGATACGACACACCGCCGGACTCCTGTACTCCGTTCGATTAGTCCTTGCAACGACATCGAGCGTCGCCATCGTCAGTGGAGTCGGTATCCTGACAAACTACTTCGGCTGGGGATTCCACGCCACCATCACGGGCGTCGGCGTGTTCGTGGTGACGATACTGTTCTCTGCTCTCGCCGTCGCCCGGCGGGCCATGCTTCCGGAGGAAGAACGATCAGGCCTCCCGCCGCTCCGTGCTCTTATCGGCAATGCGAAAACGGCTACAAGTGGGGTTCGTTCACCCCTCTCGGTGCAGTCGGAACGCTCGTCAGTGTCGCTCGCCGTTAACGTCCTCCTCGTCGTGAGCGTCGTCGCGTTCCTCAGTAGCGTCGGCTTCGCAATGGTCGAAACACAACAGCCAGAATCGGATTTCACCGAAGTGTATCTCGTAACCGAAAACGGGTCAGAATACGAAATCGGCGGATACCCCCAACAACTCTCGAAAGGAGAGCCGACGACACTGACACTCGCAATAGAGAACCACGAACACGAGTCCAAGACGTACACCGTTGTCACGGAACTCCAACGACTGGACAGAGCGGCCAACGAACCGTGGGTTGGAGAGACAGTCAACGAAACACAGCCCGTAGCGAACAACAAAACGCGGGCTGGGGGGAACAATGGAACGCTAGCTGTAGCGAACAACACACGGGTTGTAGAAGAACACGAACTCTCGCGGGTGCAGCGGTCAGTTGCAGACAACGAGACCGCGTACATCAACCACGACGTGACACCGCCCATGTCGGGTGACTCCTTGCGACTCGTGTTCTTTGTCTACGAAGGTGAGCCACCAGCAGAACCGAGCCGAGAAAGTGCGTATCAAACCGTCCAACTCGTCGTCTCTGTCGACGGCGGTGAAGGCGACACAGAGCCGGCTCAGCCACAAACGAACGAAGAGGCGAGCATCTGA
- a CDS encoding nucleotide sugar dehydrogenase translates to MSSQATVTNLYGSERPEDEQVAALTSGHIPVGVYGLGKMGLPLAAVYAETTENVTGADIDTNVVNEINAGRSHIVGEPGLDDLVSELVADGALQASPEPREVADEVSIHVVIVPTLVDEDDRPDLSVIEAVTNDIGMGLDEGDLVIFESTLPPRSCRDVLLPRLEEQSGLSLGEFGLAFCPERTSSGRALEDIRGAYPKVVGGADAESTRAAALIYDQISSNEVITVSDTTTAEAVKVFEGVYRDVNIALANELATHADEFEIDVTEAIDVANTQPFCEIHTPGAGVGGHCIPYYPQFLIKQFETDAPLMRTARDVNDEMPHVTAQSALDELRKLDVDPEDASILVLGLTYRAGVKEIRKTPALPVIEHLVDAGADVTATDPILDDTSVFEDAGATITPGITSDDFSVDAVVLVTAHEEFEHLDIPAFGDADGDSDSDGDGDSDCPLVLVDGRQAATAYRDDESVVYQGIGLHD, encoded by the coding sequence ATGAGCTCACAAGCAACCGTTACGAACCTCTATGGGTCCGAACGACCCGAAGACGAGCAGGTAGCCGCACTGACTTCCGGCCACATCCCGGTCGGCGTTTACGGACTCGGAAAGATGGGTCTCCCCCTTGCTGCGGTCTACGCCGAGACCACCGAGAACGTGACCGGCGCGGACATCGACACCAACGTCGTCAACGAAATTAACGCCGGGCGAAGCCACATCGTCGGCGAACCGGGTCTCGACGACCTCGTTTCGGAACTTGTCGCAGACGGTGCACTCCAAGCGAGTCCCGAACCCCGCGAAGTCGCCGATGAGGTGAGTATTCACGTCGTCATCGTCCCGACGCTGGTCGACGAGGACGACCGCCCAGACCTCTCGGTCATCGAAGCGGTGACAAACGATATCGGGATGGGTCTCGACGAAGGCGACCTCGTCATCTTCGAATCGACGCTGCCGCCTCGCTCGTGCCGTGATGTCCTCCTCCCGCGACTCGAAGAACAGAGCGGACTCTCCCTCGGCGAGTTCGGTCTCGCGTTCTGCCCCGAACGAACCTCTTCCGGCCGCGCTCTCGAAGATATCCGCGGTGCGTATCCGAAGGTCGTCGGCGGCGCGGACGCCGAAAGCACCCGCGCGGCGGCGCTCATCTACGACCAGATTTCCTCGAACGAGGTTATCACCGTCTCGGATACGACGACCGCGGAGGCGGTCAAAGTGTTCGAGGGCGTCTACCGCGACGTCAACATCGCCCTCGCAAACGAGCTTGCGACTCACGCGGACGAGTTCGAAATCGACGTGACCGAGGCAATCGACGTGGCCAACACCCAGCCGTTCTGCGAGATTCACACGCCGGGCGCTGGCGTCGGCGGCCACTGTATCCCGTACTACCCGCAGTTCCTCATCAAGCAGTTCGAGACCGATGCACCGCTCATGCGAACTGCTCGTGACGTGAACGACGAGATGCCGCACGTCACCGCGCAGTCCGCGCTCGACGAACTCCGGAAACTCGACGTCGACCCCGAAGACGCCTCCATTCTCGTCCTCGGACTGACCTACCGGGCCGGCGTCAAAGAGATTCGAAAGACGCCGGCGCTTCCCGTCATCGAGCACCTTGTGGACGCTGGCGCGGATGTCACTGCCACCGACCCGATTCTCGACGACACCAGCGTCTTCGAGGACGCGGGTGCGACAATCACCCCCGGCATCACGAGCGACGACTTCTCCGTGGATGCTGTGGTTCTCGTCACGGCTCACGAGGAGTTCGAGCACCTCGATATTCCTGCCTTCGGCGACGCTGACGGTGACAGTGACAGCGACGGTGACGGCGACAGCGACTGCCCGCTTGTCCTCGTCGACGGTCGACAGGCAGCGACGGCGTATCGAGACGACGAAAGCGTCGTCTATCAGGGGATTGGTCTCCATGACTGA